In the Leptospira bourretii genome, one interval contains:
- a CDS encoding DUF2461 domain-containing protein: protein MKISKSILSFLSELKLNNNRNWFLENKDRYVAIQNELVLMAGYLLAGIEKFDKSVQGVDPKSCIFRIYKDVRFSKDKSPYKTHIGIFLRGGNQKIDGTGYYLHIEPDHSLVGGGCYGPDPKSLHKIRERMISDTKTLKSILDDRKFVKDFGTEFYAEKLKTAPKGFAKDHPLIELLKYKGFAVAKKIKNSELTSDQFLSETLKSYRNIYPLNQFLEKAMDRK from the coding sequence GTGAAGATTAGTAAAAGTATTTTAAGTTTTTTGTCTGAGTTAAAATTGAATAACAACAGAAATTGGTTTCTTGAAAACAAAGATCGTTATGTTGCCATTCAGAATGAATTGGTATTAATGGCGGGATATCTTTTGGCTGGAATCGAAAAGTTTGACAAAAGTGTCCAAGGAGTGGATCCAAAATCATGTATCTTTCGTATCTACAAAGATGTTCGTTTTTCAAAAGACAAAAGTCCTTATAAAACTCATATTGGGATATTTTTGAGAGGTGGGAATCAGAAAATTGATGGCACCGGTTATTACCTGCACATAGAACCTGATCATTCGTTAGTTGGTGGTGGCTGTTATGGACCTGATCCAAAATCGTTACATAAAATAAGAGAACGAATGATCAGTGATACAAAAACGTTAAAATCTATTTTAGATGATCGCAAATTTGTTAAAGATTTTGGAACGGAGTTTTATGCAGAAAAATTAAAGACAGCTCCCAAAGGATTTGCAAAAGATCATCCTCTGATTGAGCTCTTAAAATACAAAGGCTTTGCTGTTGCTAAAAAAATAAAAAATTCTGAATTAACTTCCGATCAATTTTTAAGCGAAACTTTAAAATCCTATCGTAACATTTATCCATTAAACCAATTTTTAGAAAAGGCGATGGACCGAAAATAG